The Labeo rohita strain BAU-BD-2019 unplaced genomic scaffold, IGBB_LRoh.1.0 scaffold_541, whole genome shotgun sequence genome contains a region encoding:
- the LOC127161095 gene encoding uncharacterized protein LOC127161095 isoform X1 has product MAGIVSSRPPGHGNLVLQLIFDFKNYSLSNMKVPCVKQRSVVTLTTLHGASNRELQKQFMELDNLVDHHELSDELQSLDDFLGELQEEEEAVPVKTPEPRVHWRKRDIDGNIVYARPRSSRNQSNKADHIQKTDPPINAPDTNCEVTFAPETVECFLQDLQHSLSDTSDDEASPRGTSKDPFLASSNWSTRQSLFSERWRAERPRLVNTAAAQENVATRICQQCGSNPAAVRCCDCRPRPFFCAECDVSMHTRHVLHNRDAMTAGFYQPLPPTTFVVDKALSHCVRLVPVEIPDKICGCSPESLRVSPGKTVAVITINGRYDLSMPELSCEACQATWAAGVVDLNRSDYWPATLHFSTMYATDVFFSFEEMKMAAPGLSCQAFLRMLDQRTVRFGRTGKISTDSFQKSFFEWEAVRYEVDKICKEEHFICPACTPDMLAVSVDGNRKHYRFKNAARSEEQAIFEDIFIAKDEDVTRFVDYIHKTSKHVSGRGVCGGEWSAARETSQRSASKVDEEGLELAVCRHGVLLCALNMYRGEIFAYPLYLQEKLASRQITFFCMDVTCKYWPYLQRVAKSCPELQHLLNMKPFLSVFHAKAHDFKCEVKWSGAYQDGAGLTLGEEVEQCNAFLSRIAVTTKHMSKAGRTDMLTLMVMRWNQQKFNNLATALTRRYQKTTKALQSQLQNLESMKVELAVTESQLEDWVNDVKDWADAITTTTNDVDALANRIEVLVASVKRRSQRLYKDTDGNKGRARIRRKIREEKGILTSLVETYNRMVPNTETLCLETILSGETAWPWQLPHSDSVDLRTKRKAFDIIMSVRRLQEEQKILVAEMDHHWKYLSTRAKTLRELSCLFASETLQSSLCGLSEEGLKGLQSIIHKKQRKIRDMRVQARDCYLQVLSGAENTNFLNKPSADDYDSDFEISDDEL; this is encoded by the exons ATGGCAGGGATAGTCAGTTCGCGGCCCCCAGGTCATGGTAATCTAGTCCTCCAactgatttttgattttaaaaattactcgCTGTCTAATATGAAAGTGCCGTGTGTGAAGCAGCGTTCAGTGGTGACTTTAACAACGCTCCATGGCGCGAGCAACAGAG AACTCCAAAAACAGTTTATGGAGCTAGATAATCTGGTTGATCATCATGAACTCAGCGATGAGCTCCAAAGTCTTGATGACTTTCTTGGTGAGCTGCAGGAAGAGGAGGAAGCAGTCCCAGTAAAGACACCTGAACCAAGGGTGCATTGGAGAAAAAGAGACATTGATGGAAACATTGTCTATGCAAGACCAAGGTCAAGCAGGAATCAGTCAAATAAGg CTGATCACATTCAGAAAACTGATCCTCCCATCAATGCTCCTGACACTAACTGTGAGGTGACCTTTGCTCCAGAGACTGTTG AGTGTTTTCTGCAAGATCTCCAGCACTCACTGAGTGATACCTCAGATGATGAGGCATCACCTCGTGGAACCTCAAAAGATCCTTTCCTAGCTTCCTCAAACTGGAGCACACGACAAAGTCTCTTTTCAGAGAGGTGGAGGGCAGAGAGACCCCGGCTGGTGAACACTGCTGCGGCACAAGAAAATGTGGCAACACGCATCTGCCAGCAGTGTGGGAGCAATCCAGCTGCTGTCCGGTGTTGTGACTGTCGACCACGCCCCTTCTTCTGTGCTGAATGTGATGTCAGCATGCACACCAGACATGTTCTCCATAACCGAGATGCCATGACGGCTGGATTCTACCAGCCATTGCCTCCAACGACTTTTGTTGTAGATAAGGCTCTTTCCCATTGTG TGCGGCTTGTACCTGTGGAGATTCCTGACAAAATATGCGGTTGTTCACCAGAGTCATTGAGGGTCAGCCCAGGGAAGACTGTTGCTGTAATCACAATAAATG GACGATATGATCTAAGCATGCCTGAGTTGAGCTGTGAGGCATGCCAAGCCACTTGGGCTGCTGGAGTGGTCGACCTAAATCGAAGTGATTACTGGCCTGCGACCCTTCACTTTTCCACAATGTATGCCACAgatgtctttttttcatttgaagaAATGAAGATGGCAGCACCAGGACTGTCCTGCCAAGCATTTTTAAGAATGCTGGATCAGCGAACTGTCCGCTTTGGTCGT ACTGGCAAGATCTCCACGGACAGTTTCCAGAAAAGTTTTTTTGAGTGGGAGGCTGTGCGATATGAGGTGGACAAAATCTGCAAGGAAGAGCACTTTATCTGTCCTGCGTGCACCCCAGATATGCTGGCAGTTTCAGTAGATGGAAACCGCAAGCATTACCGTTTCAAGAATGCAGCTAG atcTGAGGAACAGGCCATCTTTGAAGACATCTTTATCGCTAAGGATGAAGATGTGACAAGATTTGTGGACTATATTCACAAGACATCTAAACAT GTCAGTGGAAGAGGTGTTTGTGGAGGAGAGTGGTCAGCAGCCAGAGAGACCTCTCAAAGATCTGCCAGCAAGGTAGATGAGGAGGGACTGGAGCTTGCGGTGTGTCGGCACGGAGTGCTGCTCTGTGCTTTAAATATGTACAGGGGGGAAATTTTTGCATATCCCCTGTACCTGCAAGAAAAGCTGGCCAGTAGgcaaatcacttttttttgtatggaTGTGACCTGCAAATATTGGCCATACCTCCAAAGAGTTGCAAAAAGCTGCCCAGAGCTCCAGCACCTTCTTAACATGAAGCCCTTCCTTTCAGTATTCCATGCCAAAGCCCATGATTTTAAATGTGAG GTAAAATGGAGCGGGGCATATCAGGATGGGGCAGGTTTAACACTAGGGGAGGAGGTGGAACAGTGTAATGCTTTCCTCTCTAGGATTGCAGTGACCACAAAACACATGTCCAAAGCAG gaCGCACAGACATGCTGACTCTCATGGTCATGCGCTGGAATCAGCAAAAGTTCAACAATTTGGCCACTGCACTGACCCGTCGATATCAGAAG ACCACAAAAGCTCTGCAAAGCCAGTTGCAAAACCTAGAGTCCATGAAAGTTGAACTGGCAGTGACAGAGAGCCAATTGGAAGACTGGGTCAATGATGTAAAGGATTGGGCAGACG CAATAACAACAACCACAAATGATGTTGATGCCTTGGCCAACAGAATTGAGGTGCTGGTGGCAAGTGTCAAGAGGCGTTCCCAGCGTCTCTATAAAGATACAGATGGCAACAAAGGTCGTGCAAGGATCCGccgcaagatcagggaggagaAGGGCATTCTGACATCACTTGTAGAGACATACAACAGAATGGTTCCAAACACAGAAACTCTGTGCTTGGAAACCATTTTGTCTGGTGAGACAGCTTGGCCATGGCAGCTGCCACACAGTG ACTCTGTCGATCTAAGGACAAAAAGAAAGGCATTCGACATCATCATGTCAGTAAGGCGACTTCAGGAGGAGCAGAAGATTCTTGTTGCAGAGATGGACCACCATTGGAAATATCTTTCAACTCGTGCTAAGACCCTCAGAGAACTGTCCTGCTTGTTTGCCAGTGAGACACTGCAAA GTTCGCTGTGTGGCCTAAGTGAAGAGGGTCTGAAAGGCCTGCAGAGCATCATCCACAAAAAGCAACGTAAAATCAGAGATATGAGGGTGCAAGCAAGAGACTGTTATCTGCAAGTTTTGTCTGGAGCAGAGAACACCAACTTCTTAAACAAACCATCAGCTGATGACTATGACAGTGACTTTGAAATTTCTGATGACGAACtgtaa
- the LOC127161095 gene encoding uncharacterized protein LOC127161095 isoform X2, protein MSDSELQKQFMELDNLVDHHELSDELQSLDDFLGELQEEEEAVPVKTPEPRVHWRKRDIDGNIVYARPRSSRNQSNKADHIQKTDPPINAPDTNCEVTFAPETVECFLQDLQHSLSDTSDDEASPRGTSKDPFLASSNWSTRQSLFSERWRAERPRLVNTAAAQENVATRICQQCGSNPAAVRCCDCRPRPFFCAECDVSMHTRHVLHNRDAMTAGFYQPLPPTTFVVDKALSHCVRLVPVEIPDKICGCSPESLRVSPGKTVAVITINGRYDLSMPELSCEACQATWAAGVVDLNRSDYWPATLHFSTMYATDVFFSFEEMKMAAPGLSCQAFLRMLDQRTVRFGRTGKISTDSFQKSFFEWEAVRYEVDKICKEEHFICPACTPDMLAVSVDGNRKHYRFKNAARSEEQAIFEDIFIAKDEDVTRFVDYIHKTSKHVSGRGVCGGEWSAARETSQRSASKVDEEGLELAVCRHGVLLCALNMYRGEIFAYPLYLQEKLASRQITFFCMDVTCKYWPYLQRVAKSCPELQHLLNMKPFLSVFHAKAHDFKCEVKWSGAYQDGAGLTLGEEVEQCNAFLSRIAVTTKHMSKAGRTDMLTLMVMRWNQQKFNNLATALTRRYQKTTKALQSQLQNLESMKVELAVTESQLEDWVNDVKDWADAITTTTNDVDALANRIEVLVASVKRRSQRLYKDTDGNKGRARIRRKIREEKGILTSLVETYNRMVPNTETLCLETILSGETAWPWQLPHSDSVDLRTKRKAFDIIMSVRRLQEEQKILVAEMDHHWKYLSTRAKTLRELSCLFASETLQSSLCGLSEEGLKGLQSIIHKKQRKIRDMRVQARDCYLQVLSGAENTNFLNKPSADDYDSDFEISDDEL, encoded by the exons ATGAGTGATTCAGAACTCCAAAAACAGTTTATGGAGCTAGATAATCTGGTTGATCATCATGAACTCAGCGATGAGCTCCAAAGTCTTGATGACTTTCTTGGTGAGCTGCAGGAAGAGGAGGAAGCAGTCCCAGTAAAGACACCTGAACCAAGGGTGCATTGGAGAAAAAGAGACATTGATGGAAACATTGTCTATGCAAGACCAAGGTCAAGCAGGAATCAGTCAAATAAGg CTGATCACATTCAGAAAACTGATCCTCCCATCAATGCTCCTGACACTAACTGTGAGGTGACCTTTGCTCCAGAGACTGTTG AGTGTTTTCTGCAAGATCTCCAGCACTCACTGAGTGATACCTCAGATGATGAGGCATCACCTCGTGGAACCTCAAAAGATCCTTTCCTAGCTTCCTCAAACTGGAGCACACGACAAAGTCTCTTTTCAGAGAGGTGGAGGGCAGAGAGACCCCGGCTGGTGAACACTGCTGCGGCACAAGAAAATGTGGCAACACGCATCTGCCAGCAGTGTGGGAGCAATCCAGCTGCTGTCCGGTGTTGTGACTGTCGACCACGCCCCTTCTTCTGTGCTGAATGTGATGTCAGCATGCACACCAGACATGTTCTCCATAACCGAGATGCCATGACGGCTGGATTCTACCAGCCATTGCCTCCAACGACTTTTGTTGTAGATAAGGCTCTTTCCCATTGTG TGCGGCTTGTACCTGTGGAGATTCCTGACAAAATATGCGGTTGTTCACCAGAGTCATTGAGGGTCAGCCCAGGGAAGACTGTTGCTGTAATCACAATAAATG GACGATATGATCTAAGCATGCCTGAGTTGAGCTGTGAGGCATGCCAAGCCACTTGGGCTGCTGGAGTGGTCGACCTAAATCGAAGTGATTACTGGCCTGCGACCCTTCACTTTTCCACAATGTATGCCACAgatgtctttttttcatttgaagaAATGAAGATGGCAGCACCAGGACTGTCCTGCCAAGCATTTTTAAGAATGCTGGATCAGCGAACTGTCCGCTTTGGTCGT ACTGGCAAGATCTCCACGGACAGTTTCCAGAAAAGTTTTTTTGAGTGGGAGGCTGTGCGATATGAGGTGGACAAAATCTGCAAGGAAGAGCACTTTATCTGTCCTGCGTGCACCCCAGATATGCTGGCAGTTTCAGTAGATGGAAACCGCAAGCATTACCGTTTCAAGAATGCAGCTAG atcTGAGGAACAGGCCATCTTTGAAGACATCTTTATCGCTAAGGATGAAGATGTGACAAGATTTGTGGACTATATTCACAAGACATCTAAACAT GTCAGTGGAAGAGGTGTTTGTGGAGGAGAGTGGTCAGCAGCCAGAGAGACCTCTCAAAGATCTGCCAGCAAGGTAGATGAGGAGGGACTGGAGCTTGCGGTGTGTCGGCACGGAGTGCTGCTCTGTGCTTTAAATATGTACAGGGGGGAAATTTTTGCATATCCCCTGTACCTGCAAGAAAAGCTGGCCAGTAGgcaaatcacttttttttgtatggaTGTGACCTGCAAATATTGGCCATACCTCCAAAGAGTTGCAAAAAGCTGCCCAGAGCTCCAGCACCTTCTTAACATGAAGCCCTTCCTTTCAGTATTCCATGCCAAAGCCCATGATTTTAAATGTGAG GTAAAATGGAGCGGGGCATATCAGGATGGGGCAGGTTTAACACTAGGGGAGGAGGTGGAACAGTGTAATGCTTTCCTCTCTAGGATTGCAGTGACCACAAAACACATGTCCAAAGCAG gaCGCACAGACATGCTGACTCTCATGGTCATGCGCTGGAATCAGCAAAAGTTCAACAATTTGGCCACTGCACTGACCCGTCGATATCAGAAG ACCACAAAAGCTCTGCAAAGCCAGTTGCAAAACCTAGAGTCCATGAAAGTTGAACTGGCAGTGACAGAGAGCCAATTGGAAGACTGGGTCAATGATGTAAAGGATTGGGCAGACG CAATAACAACAACCACAAATGATGTTGATGCCTTGGCCAACAGAATTGAGGTGCTGGTGGCAAGTGTCAAGAGGCGTTCCCAGCGTCTCTATAAAGATACAGATGGCAACAAAGGTCGTGCAAGGATCCGccgcaagatcagggaggagaAGGGCATTCTGACATCACTTGTAGAGACATACAACAGAATGGTTCCAAACACAGAAACTCTGTGCTTGGAAACCATTTTGTCTGGTGAGACAGCTTGGCCATGGCAGCTGCCACACAGTG ACTCTGTCGATCTAAGGACAAAAAGAAAGGCATTCGACATCATCATGTCAGTAAGGCGACTTCAGGAGGAGCAGAAGATTCTTGTTGCAGAGATGGACCACCATTGGAAATATCTTTCAACTCGTGCTAAGACCCTCAGAGAACTGTCCTGCTTGTTTGCCAGTGAGACACTGCAAA GTTCGCTGTGTGGCCTAAGTGAAGAGGGTCTGAAAGGCCTGCAGAGCATCATCCACAAAAAGCAACGTAAAATCAGAGATATGAGGGTGCAAGCAAGAGACTGTTATCTGCAAGTTTTGTCTGGAGCAGAGAACACCAACTTCTTAAACAAACCATCAGCTGATGACTATGACAGTGACTTTGAAATTTCTGATGACGAACtgtaa